One window of the Micropterus dolomieu isolate WLL.071019.BEF.003 ecotype Adirondacks linkage group LG08, ASM2129224v1, whole genome shotgun sequence genome contains the following:
- the rnd1b gene encoding rho family GTPase 1b, whose product MKERRNTQPLVVRCKLVLVGDVQCGKTAMLQVLAKDCYPETYVPTVFENYTACLELEEQRVELSLWDTSGSPYYDNVRPLCYSDSDAVLLCFDISRPDTVDSSLKKWKTEILDFCPSTRILLIGCKIDLRTDVCTLMELSNQKQTPITYEQGSAMAKQLGAEAYLECSAFTSEKSIHSVFRTAAMACINKLQPLPKSSPTRRLSKRLLHLPSKSDLLSSTFKKEKAKSCSVM is encoded by the exons ATGAAGGAAAGGAGAAATACACAGCCGCTGGTGGTGAGATGTAAACTGGTTCTTGTGGGAGACGTTCAATGCGGAAAAACGGCGATGTTGCAAGTCCTGGCGAAGGATTGTTATCCAGAG ACCTACGTGCCCACGGTATTTGAAAACTACACAGCCTGTCTGGAGCTGGAGGAGCAGCGAGTGGAGCTCAGTCTGTGGGACACTTCAG GTTCTCCATACTATGATAATGTGAGGCCCCTGTGCTACAGTGACTCTGATGcagttttgctgtgttttgacaTCAGCCGCCCAGACACTGTCGACAGCAGTCTGAAGAAG TGGAAAACTGAGATCCTGGACTTCTGTCCGAGCACGCGTATCTTGCTCATTGGATGTAAGATCGACCTGCGCACAGATGTCTGCACACTGATGGAGCTGTCCAATCAGAAACAGACACCCATCACCTATGAGCAG GGTTCTGCCATGGCCAAGCAGCTGGGTGCAGAGGCTTACCTGGAGTGCTCAGCTTTCACCTCTGAGAAAAGCATTCACAGTGTGTTCCGCACCGCAGCAATGGCCTGCATCAACAAGCTGCAGCCTCTCCCGAAGTCTAGCCCCACCCGCCGCCTCTCCAAAAGACTTCTCCACCTGCCTAGCAAGTCGGATTTGCTCTCCTCCACCTTCAAGAAGGAGAAGGCCAAGAGCTGCTCGGTCATGTGA